Proteins encoded within one genomic window of Hevea brasiliensis isolate MT/VB/25A 57/8 chromosome 8, ASM3005281v1, whole genome shotgun sequence:
- the LOC110638691 gene encoding L-type lectin-domain containing receptor kinase IX.1-like, which yields MEIPNYKNLRFIFRRHLFFSSTIVMLLLATTPFTHQTSMENTSFSFNQFTPDNKLDMKLEGDAYISSSIIELTKDMEVLSSNLSVGRVTYGRPMHLWDKASGNLADFATHFSFVIYSHNSDKKGSGFTFFLAPNGSQLQPLSGGPHLGLLSRQNSSTVPSFVAVEFDTRHSSKWDPEGVKEHIGIDLNSMASVKIKEWSWNGGRFDASIYYNSSSKNLSVSVTNGYIGSASMYSCGLYFLIDLKDYLPEWVTFGFSASTSRSHFEKHKIYSWGFTSSLKLPENFTSPQLLLTKISRERKGKSWWLWPVLGFSGTLVFVLVFVWFCCWMKGRMRNSDDEFGKENGPRHFAYEELIAATNKFSTEKLLGKGGSGKVYEGFLRNRSAKVAVKWITSKSQQGLKEYESEVKAISQLRHRNLVKLKGWCRKKQELLLVYEFVPNKSLDFHLANKTGFLTWEKRYRIALGLASVLYYLQEECEQYVLHRDIKSSNVLLDSNFNAKLGDFGLARFVEHGEGSHTTVLIGTPGYIAPEYAESCKPTKKSEIYSFGIVALEIASGKLAFQQVDGNGSNGKMKLVQWAWKHYGSGNISAVADPELEQNYAEEEMKCLIIVGLACANPNYADRPSVGEAIDMLKAKVPLPKLPSEMPIPSNVAHLQANLLAFSISSSIVANGETKFSSTNSDTCSSYYTTASPNTA from the coding sequence ATGGAAATCCCCAACTACAAGAACTTGCGTTTCATATTTCGTAGACATCTATTCTTTAGCTCAACTATCGTCATGCTTTTGCTTGCCACAACTCCTTTCACTCACCAAACATCCATGGAAAACACTAGTTTCAGTTTCAACCAGTTCACCCCAGATAATAAGCTGGACATGAAGTTGGAGGGAGATGCTTACATATCAAGCTCAATCATTGAACTAACCAAGGACATGGAAGTTTTGAGTTCAAATTTAAGTGTTGGACGAGTCACATATGGCAGACCAATGCACCTTTGGGACAAGGCATCTGGTAATCTTGCAGACTTTGCCACCCATTTTTCGTTCGTTATCTACTCGCATAATTCTGATAAGAAAGGCAGTGGCTTTACATTCTTCCTTGCTCCCAATGGCTCTCAACTTCAGCCTTTATCAGGTGGTCCACATCTTGGTCTCTTAAGCCGCCAAAATTCCAGCACTGTGCCTTCATTTGTAGCTGTGGAATTCGACACGCGACATAGTAGTAAATGGGATCCTGAAGGTGTGAAGGAACATATAGGCATTGATCTCAACTCAATGGCTTCTGTCAAAATTAAGGAATGGTCCTGGAATGGAGGAAGATTTGATGCTTCAATTTACTACAATTCAAGCTCGAAAAATTTAAGTGTTTCTGTGACTAATGGTTATATAGGTTCTGCGAGTATGTACTCCTGTGGTCTTTATTTCTTAATAGATCTGAAGGATTACTTACCAGAATGGGTTACATTTGGATTCTCAGCATCCACCTCCAGGTCGCATTTTGAGAAACACAAGATTTACTCGTGGGGTTTCACCTCAAGTTTAAAACTTCCAGAAAATTTTACAAGCCCTCAACTTCTCTTGACAAAAATCTCTAGAGAAAGAAAGGGTAAGAGCTGGTGGCTATGGCCTGTGTTGGGCTTTAGTGGCACGCTGGTTTTTGTTTTAGTTTTTGTTTGGTTCTGCTGTTGGATGAAGGGGAGAATGAGAAACTCAGATGATGAATTTGGGAAGGAGAACGGACCAAGGCATTTTGCCTACGAGGAATTGATTGCTGCAACCAATAAATTTTCAACGGAAAAGTTGCTTGGAAAAGGAGGCTCCGGAAAAGTTTATGAAGGGTTTTTGAGAAACAGGAGTGCAAAGGTTGCTGTGAAGTGGATAACTTCGAAGTCTCAACAGGGGTTGAAAGAATATGAATCGGAAGTGAAAGCTATTAGCCAATTAAGGCACAGAAACTTGGTCAAACTCAAAGGCTGGTGTCGTAAAAAGCAAGAGCTCCTCCTTGTCTATGAGTTCGTGCCAAATAAGAGCCTGGATTTCCATCTTGCAAACAAGACAGGCTTTTTGACATGGGAGAAGAGGTACAGGATTGCTTTGGGTTTGGCCTCGGTCTTGTATTACCTGCAAGAAGAATGTGAACAATATGTGCTTCATCGTGATATCAAATCAAGCAACGTGTTACTGGATTCAAATTTTAATGCGAAGCTTGGTGACTTTGGGCTAGCTAGGTTTGTAGAACATGGGGAAGGGTCACATACTACAGTTTTGATCGGAACACCAGGCTACATCGCTCCAGAGTATGCAGAAAGCTGCAAACCTACAAAGAAATCGGAAATCTATAGCTTTGGTATTGTTGCTTTGGAAATAGCATCTGGAAAGCTCGCTTTTCAACAAGTTGATGGAAATGGTTCTAATGGTAAGATGAAACTGGTACAATGGGCCTGGAAGCATTATGGAAGTGGAAATATATCTGCTGTAGCTGATCCAGAACTGGAACAAAATTATGCTGAGGAAGAGATGAAATGTTTGATTATTGTTGGGCTTGCTTGTGCTAATCCAAATTATGCTGATCGTCCTTCAGTAGGAGAAGCAATTGATATGCTCAAGGCTAAAGTTCCATTGCCAAAATTGCCATCTGAGATGCCAATACCTTCAAACGTTGCCCATCTTCAGGCCAATCTGTTGGCATTTTCCATATCTTCATCCATTGTTGCCAATGGCGAAACTAAATTTTCAAGCACTAATTCTGACACTTGCTCATCATACTATACCACTGCAAGTCCTAATACCGCTTAG